Proteins encoded in a region of the Zonotrichia albicollis isolate bZonAlb1 chromosome 22, bZonAlb1.hap1, whole genome shotgun sequence genome:
- the SPAG5 gene encoding sperm-associated antigen 5, which produces MRRAKTPAAQQRPRRAPLQELQLQSGADRTSLTPLLRRLRLKDCATPVPCARGPRSSITTVPCTPGPPRSTTMGPPSSTTIPVPCTLEPPSSTNLESPRTSTRDLGTPIFKPGASEAPSNATLVPGSLKNSSSTSPEAPGCPVPVSSTPELPDNVVSAPLCSPVLGPSTSEPTSSTVPASVCSSIPVLMTPEPFSSTVPVSQYSSIPVPGTPEPTSSAVPVSVCSSIPLPSTPEPTSSAVPVSVCSSIPLPSTPELLSSAVPVSVCSSIPLPSTPEPTSSAVPVSVCSSIPLPSTPELLSSAVPVSQCSSLPVPSTPVRSSSTIPVPLCSSILGSSTPECPGNTVPVSPCSSMPLASILESPGSTMCSLVLGPCALESPGSTTPGPPNIMSSVSCNPNSPGSSALPPCSSGSPGNASTVSCTPGPPGTSSTPQKTPFRRWRAAPPEFSCSSAASEPPSANGSADHLHCQSTPEEAQFPTPVPPEESPPGLSPIKESGLEPVGSEATVTPVTSPESTLGTVSWVLPLVWLEKTLNTSFLTESLQHSLPLRKLQQDASSSVTPVPTAVASTSTTPVPTVVAGTSITPVPTVVTGTSTTPVSTVVAGTSTTPVPTMVAGTSTTPVPTMVAGTSTTPVPTVVTGTSTTPVPTMVAGTSTTPVPTVVTGTSTTPVPTMVAGTSTTPVPTVVTGTSTTPVPTMVAGTSTTPVSTVVAGIGTTPVPTVVAGTSTTPVPTVVAGTSTTPVPTVVSGTSTTPVPTVVAGTSMTPVPTVVAGTSTTPVPTTAIGTSITPVPSMATGTSMTPVLSMATGTFMTPRNMWDRSMNTSRGSLPCAKDSAAETDSLLWHCPREQLKTLPRAELEGRLESTLIIIEALSLQLRDWQESQRPRPGTGPARQRDALTQTDTTHPEESTWSSQSLLLRGLADAAFRSLQDEQGALVKEREQEKTLVPQVVLESAPSKGQSCLEEQDAIRRRVDEALQAKDQGYLFLEAFCAHASAQISARDQSLASQQELSTLLAQAINLQASLSAEAQSFREFLDATFENLEKERRALDEEREQMRALVSLSHGLLERVPGKLQSCLEELAATREQAEEALQAKEKVSCQLEKTLVTLKDTEAQLEQLTVANSRLGKELSSVMINLASVEQERDALQQENEKQWEEMAQLAQERNSLQQECQELCQELGEATECREFLDQENQMCRTQLLEVEARLNSTLATLQERVLQHQELMESHQHLREEQAALSKELDSTKAELQNLQTKRNKVSWCSTNIMESKMRLQELADCLKAALEEQDDDDAPSRSKAWTPGPRTPGWQTPRHAWTPAFRTPAFHTPACHTPHRAGSSFVGSVLKAVAGKEANETSRSGSTVAKDKVASVSKAIDPEDTLLESVKELRAVVSSLAMLSSRIQELEQSEFRALQTEISDLQLRLKTVTAESQEKVDAQAATIAKLNKALRTKLENEKELQDVVKQQEEKMFQLIDKSGEVMRLKAEVSELKRLLQRAETEAKVLWEEMRGKEHQVDTAYVQERVMLRLEVDKLRLLLVEKEDENIRLTEKYLEQARGLEMKFHHTQKMLRTHEEMQEKIKEVLSTLPEVALGCQELQSLLCYLGLKPASKEAAEPL; this is translated from the exons ATGCGGCGCGCCAAGACCCCCGCC GCGCAGCAGCGGCCCCGGCGCGCCccgctgcaggagctgcagctgcagtcgGGCGCCGACCGGACCAGCCTGACCCCTCTGCTCCGCCGGCTGCGGCTCAAG GACTGTGCCACCCCGGTGCCCTGTGCCCGGGGCCcccgcagcagcatcaccacGGTGCCTTGCACCCCAGGACCCCCGCGAAGTACTACCATGGgcccccccagcagcaccaccatcCCAGTGCCTTGCACCCTGGAGCCCCCCAGCAGCACCAATTTGGAGTCCCCCAGGACCTCCACCCGTGACCTCGGGACTCCCATCTTTAAGCCTGGTGCCTCTGAAGCTCCCAGCAATGCCACCCTTGTTCCTGGTTCTTTGAAGaactccagcagcaccagcccagaGGCTCCTGGCTgtcctgtcccagtgtccagcaCACCAGAGCTCCCTGACAACGTTGTGTCAGCCCCTCTGTGcagtccagttctgggccccagCACCTCAGAGCCTACCAGCAGCActgtgccagcctctgtgtgcagctccatccctgttcTCATGACCCCAGAGCCCTTCAGCAGTACTGTGCCAGTCTCCCAGTACAGCTCCATCCCAGTGCCTGGCACCCCAGAGCCCACCAGCAGCGCTGTGCCAGTCTCTGTGTGCAGTTCCATCCCTTTGCCCAGCACCCCAGAGCCCACCAGCAGCGCTGTGCCAGTCTCTGTGTGCAGTTCCATCCCTTTGCCCAGCACCCCAGAGCTCCTCAGCAGCGCTGTGCCAGTCTCTGTGTGCAGTTCCATCCCTTTGCCCAGCACCCCAGAGCCCACCAGCAGCGCTGTGCCAGTCTCTGTGTGCAGTTCCATCCCTTTGCCCAGCACCCCAGAGCTCCTCAGCAGCGCTGTCCCAGTCTCCCAGTGCAGCTCCCTCCCTGTTCCCAGCACCCCAGTGCGTTCCAGCAGCACCATTCCAGTTCCCCTGTGCAGCTCCATCCTAGGATCCAGCACCCCAGAGTGCCCTGGCAACACTGTGCCAGTCTCCCCATGCAGCTCCATGCCACTGGCCAGCATCTTGGAGTCCCCTGGCAGCACCATGtgcagccttgtcctggggcccTGCGCTCTGGAATCCCCTGGCAGCAccaccccaggaccccccaacaTTATGAGCTCAGTGTCTTGCAACCCAAActccccaggcagctctgctctaCCCCCGTGCAGCTCTGGGTCCCCTGGCAATGCCAGCACAGTCTCCTGCACCCCAGGGCCCCCTGGCACCAGCTCCACTCCGCAGAAGACTCCCTTCCGCAGGTGGCGAGCAGCACCTCCAgaattttcctgcagctctgcggCCTCGGAGCCCCCATCTGCAAATGGGAGTGCTGATCatctgcattgccaaagcacCCCTGAGGAAGCACAGTTCcccacccctgtccccccagAAGAGAGCCCACCTGGCCTCTCTCCCATCAAGGAAAGTGGGTTGGAGCCTGTTGGGTCAGAAGCCACTGTCACCCCTGTCACATCGCCTGAATCAACCCTGGGTACTGTGTCCTGGGTGTTGCCGCTGGTGTGGCTGGAGAAGACCCTCAACACCTCGTTCCTGACGGaatctctgcagcacagcctgcccctCCGCAAGCTACAGCAGGATGCCAGCAGCAGTGTCACccctgtgcccactgctgtCGCCAGCACCAGCACGACCCCTGTGCCAACCGTGGTCGCTGGCACCAGCATAACCCCTGTGCCAACTGTGGTTACTGGCACCAGCACAACCCCTGTGTCCACTGTGGTCGCTGGCACCAGCACAACCCCAGTGCCCACCATGGTCGCTGGCACCAGCACGACCCCAGTGCCCACCATGGTCGCTGGCACCAGCACGACCCCTGTGCCAACCGTGGTCACTGGCACCAGCACGACCCCAGTGCCCACCATGGTCGCTGGCACCAGCACAACCCCTGTGCCAACCGTGGTCACTGGCACCAGCACGACCCCAGTGCCCACCATGGTCGCTGGCACCAGCACGACCCCTGTGCCAACCGTGGTCACTGGCACCAGCACAACCCCAGTGCCCACCATGGTCGCTGGCACCAGCACAACCCCTGTGTCCACTGTGGTTGCTGGAATTGGCACGACGCCAGTGCCCACTGTGGTGGCTGGCACCAGCACGACCCCAGTGCCCACTGTGGTGGCTGGCACCAGCACGACCCCAGTGCCCACTGTGGTGTCTGGCACCAGCACGACACCAGTGCCAACTGTGGTCGCTGGCACCAGCATGACCCCTGTGCCCACTGTGGTGGCTGGCACCAGCACAACGCCAGTGCCCACCACAGCCATTGGAACCAGCATAACCCCAGTGCCCTCTATGGCCACGGGCACCAGCATGACCCCAGTGCTCTCCATGGCCACCGGCACCTTCATGACCCCTCGGAACATGTGGGACAGGAGCATGAATACATCCAGGGGAAGCCTCCCCTGTGCCAAGGACAGTGCTGCGGAAACAGACTCCCTGCTCTGGCA ctgtccccggGAGCAGCTGAAGACCCTGCCACgggcagagctggaggggaggctggagagcacCCTCATCATCATCGAGGCCCTCTCGCTGCAGCTGCGCGACTGGCAGGAGAGCCAGCGGCCGCGGCCTGGCACGGGGCCGGCCAGACAGAGGGACGCGCTCACACAGACGGACACCACCCACCCCGAAGAG agcacctggagcagccagagcctcctgctccggGGCCTCGCTGATGCCGCTTTTCGGAGCTTGCAGGATGAGCAGGGAGCCCTGGTGAAGGAG CGGGAGCAGGAGAAGACCCTGGTGCCTCAGGTTGTGCTTGAGAGTGCTCCCAGCaaggggcagagctgcctggaagAGCAGGATGCCATCAGACGGCGAGTAGATGAAGCCCTACAAGCCAAGGATCAG GGATATCTGTTCCTGGAGGCTTTCTGTGCCCACGCCAGCGCCCAGATCAGTGCCCGTGACCAGAGCCTGGCCTCCCAGCAAGAGCTGAGCACGCTGCTGGCCCAAGCCATCAACCTGCAG GCATCCCTGTCTGCTGAGGCACAGTCTTTCCGAGAATTCTTAGATGCCACCTTTGAAAatctggagaaggaaaggagagcCCTGGATGAGGAG CGGGAGCAGATGAgggccctggtgtccctgtcccatggcCTGTTGGAGCGTGTGCCTGgcaagctgcagagctgcttggaGGAGCTGGCTGCCACACGGGAACAAGCAGAGGAAGCTCTTCAAGCCAAGGAGAAG GTATCCTGCCAGCTGGAGAAGACCTTGGTGACCCTGAAGGACACAGAggctcagctggagcagctgacaGTGGCCAACTCACGCCTGGGCAAAG agctgagctctgtgaTGATAAATCTGGCCAGCGTGGAGCAGGAGCGggatgcactgcagcaggagaacGAGAAGCAGTGGGAAGAGATGGCCCA GCTGGCTCAGGAGAGGAactccctgcagcaggagtgccaggagctgtgccaggagctgggggaGGCCACCGAGTGCCGGGAG TTCCTGGATCAGGAGAACCAAATGTGCCGCACGCAGCTGCTGGAGGTGGAGGCCAGGCTGAACTCCACGCTGGCCACGCTGCAGGAGCGCgtcctgcagcaccaggagctgatggagtcCCACCAACACCTGCG GGAAGAgcaggctgccctcagcaaGGAGCTGGACAGCACCAAGGCCGAGCTCCAAAACTTGCAGACAAAGAGGAACAAAGTTTCTTGGTGCTCCACGAACATTATGGAGAGCAAGATGCGGTTGCAGGAGCTTGCTGACTGCCTCAAGGCTGCTCTGGAAGAGCAG gatgatgatgatgctcCATCGAGAAGCAAAGCCTGGACCCCAGGTCCCCGCACCCCGGGCTGGCAGACCCCACGCCATGCCTGGACCCCAGCCTTCCGCACCCCGGCCTTCCACACCCCAGCGTGCCACACCCCACACCGGGCTGGCAGCTCCTTCGTGGGCAGCGTCCTGAAAGCTGTGGCAGGGAAAG AGGCCAATGAAACCAGCAGAAGTGGGAGTACAGTTGCCAAGGACAAAGTTGCATCTGTGTCAAAGGCAATAG ATCCTGAGGACACTCTGCTGGAGAGTGTGAaggagctgagagctgtggtCTCCAGCCTTGCCATGCTGAGCTCCCGCATCCAGGAACTGGAGCAGAGCGAGTTCAGGGCACTGCAGACAGAGAT ctctgaCCTGCAGCTCCGTCTGAAGACAGTGACAGCTGAGAGCCAGGAGAAGGTGGATGCCCAGGCTGCCACCATTGCCAAGCTGAATAAGGCACTGAGGACCAAGCTTGAG AAtgagaaggagctgcaggacgTGGTGAAACAGCAGGAAGAGAAGATGTTCCAACTCATTGACAAGAGCGGGGAAGTCATG AGGCTGAAGGCAGAAGTTTCTGAGCTGAAGCGCTTGCTCCAGCGTGCAGAGACAGAGGCCAAGGTGCTGTGGGAGGAGATGAGGGGCAAGGAGCACCAGGTGGACACTGCCTACGTCCAGGAGCGGGTCATGCTGCGGctggag GTGGATAAACTGCGCCTGCTGCTTGTGGAAAAAGAGGATGAGAACATACGGCTCACTGAAAAGTACCTGGAGCAG GCCCGAGGGCTGGAGATGAAGTTCCATCATACCCAGAAAATGCTGAGGACCCATGAGGAGATGCAGGAGAAGATAAAAGAG gtccTGTCGACTCTCCCTGAGGTGGCTCTGGGTTGCCAGGAGCTCCAGAGCCTGCTGTGCTACCTGGGCCTGAAGCCAGCCAGCAAGGAAGCTGCTGAGCCGCTATAG